In the Bremerella alba genome, one interval contains:
- a CDS encoding FAD binding domain-containing protein, with protein MIPFEYKSPSSLDVAQLSLDHHQVMALGGGTTLLDLMKLNVLQPRQLVHVKPLLNDHVEVVDGKLVIGAGCTMAKLADSDPIKKNFPALRQSLILAASPQIRNMATIGGNLLQRTRSTYFRHPDMPDDALQGEHDALSASGVDTTYLAVLGNDGRLVGTYPGDFAVALVAFDGSILVKGREGQRTIKAREFYKTPRGHQTQYSTQLDEGELISHVTIPVGSAEEFDDVTQQSFYLKIRERSSYAFALVSIAAGLSLEGDSPNDEQTIVDARIAIGGLASIPWHSAAAESALIGKKASDETFRAASEAALAEARPPVGTQYKVLMAKRAMIRALQILRDEGKFDDERLWAMQHGRA; from the coding sequence TCTCCAAGTTCCCTCGACGTGGCCCAGCTCTCCTTAGATCACCACCAAGTCATGGCACTTGGCGGTGGAACGACGCTCCTTGACTTGATGAAACTGAATGTACTTCAACCACGGCAATTGGTTCATGTCAAACCATTGCTGAACGATCATGTCGAAGTTGTCGATGGAAAATTGGTCATTGGTGCCGGTTGCACAATGGCCAAGTTGGCAGATTCCGATCCAATTAAAAAGAACTTCCCCGCGCTTCGACAATCATTAATTTTGGCTGCATCCCCCCAGATTCGAAATATGGCAACCATTGGGGGAAATCTTTTACAGAGAACTCGATCAACCTATTTTCGCCATCCCGACATGCCAGACGATGCTCTTCAGGGCGAGCACGACGCGCTTTCCGCTTCCGGGGTGGATACAACCTATCTAGCCGTACTCGGAAACGACGGTCGACTGGTAGGCACCTATCCTGGGGACTTTGCCGTCGCGCTGGTCGCGTTTGATGGAAGCATCCTTGTAAAAGGCCGTGAAGGTCAGCGAACGATCAAAGCACGTGAGTTCTACAAAACACCACGAGGGCATCAAACACAGTATTCAACGCAACTTGATGAAGGAGAACTCATCTCGCACGTAACGATTCCTGTCGGCAGTGCCGAAGAGTTCGACGATGTAACGCAGCAAAGCTTTTATCTGAAGATCCGCGAACGCAGCAGCTACGCTTTTGCACTCGTGAGTATCGCGGCTGGACTTTCTTTGGAAGGAGATAGCCCGAACGACGAACAGACAATCGTCGATGCACGAATTGCAATTGGAGGTCTGGCTTCCATCCCCTGGCACAGTGCAGCTGCGGAAAGCGCCTTGATCGGCAAAAAGGCCAGCGATGAAACATTTCGCGCTGCCTCTGAAGCAGCATTAGCCGAGGCTCGTCCGCCCGTTGGCACGCAATATAAGGTCCTTATGGCAAAACGCGCCATGATTCGTGCTTTGCAGATCTTGCGTGACGAAGGGAAGTTTGACGACGAGCGTCTTTGGGCAATGCAGCACGGTCGAGCCTAA
- a CDS encoding xanthine dehydrogenase family protein molybdopterin-binding subunit, whose product MAETNYPPIKMRGPVGKPIVRKSGREKVSGKATFTAEWPIDGLLHAVPVPSTIARGKVVSIDASEAKQMPGVRFILTPDNVPDFERVASGSETGFETSIASSIYPAAEKEVFYAGQYIAAVVADTFETARDAAMQVKVKYETTDHVTDIDQAPADERPGDVFGEPPVITINDAEAALHAAEVVIDEEYPTHMNHHNPMEPHAAIAHFTEKDEKPFLTVYETSQSISVAQTSYAKVMQLNAQQVRVICKYIGGAFGSKGLTWPHALLACFCAKVANAPVKVVVSRSQMYGGTGHRTPMRQRVAIGCSKEGHITSLIHEGTATVSRKENYVEAFTLPTRMMYDTQTLRLAQRQCRLDTQLPTFMRAPPETPGMFVLESAMDEMATKLGIDPLEFRIRNEPQKDIHKNKPFSGRYLVECLRQGAKEFSWHKRIAEPRSQREGSWLIGYGVASSTFPVNGFPTQARITVRDDGTAEVACCSHELGTGTATVQSQLLADLLDIPAGRVSMVLGDTQLPPGGISGGSSTTHSLGSAVSDAVEQLKKKLIDSAPKNSFLEGKSPKDIQFQDGHIIHGQDKLRLEDFLAEINRASIVVVGKFDGGEDSPTSNHSYGAQFVEVAVDEDFGIVRLRRMLACFACGTLLNAKTARSQFMGGMIMGVGHALQEATHWDHRLGRITNDNLSEYHIPVNADIPAVDIMWIDEPDFNASPIGAKGIGEIGITGVSAAIANAIYNATGRRCRELPITLEKVMA is encoded by the coding sequence ATGGCCGAGACAAACTATCCCCCAATCAAGATGCGCGGCCCCGTTGGCAAGCCAATTGTGCGGAAGAGCGGTCGCGAAAAGGTATCTGGAAAAGCGACGTTCACTGCGGAATGGCCAATCGATGGACTACTACACGCGGTGCCAGTCCCGAGCACGATCGCTCGCGGTAAAGTCGTTTCGATTGATGCTTCGGAAGCGAAACAAATGCCAGGCGTGCGATTTATCCTGACGCCTGACAACGTACCTGACTTTGAACGCGTCGCTTCAGGATCAGAGACAGGATTCGAAACAAGTATTGCCTCAAGTATCTATCCCGCCGCTGAAAAGGAAGTGTTTTACGCCGGACAGTACATTGCCGCCGTGGTGGCCGACACATTTGAGACGGCCCGTGACGCGGCGATGCAGGTCAAAGTGAAATACGAAACGACCGACCATGTAACCGACATCGATCAGGCCCCGGCTGATGAACGCCCCGGAGATGTTTTCGGCGAGCCGCCGGTTATCACGATCAACGATGCGGAAGCCGCTTTGCATGCGGCAGAAGTCGTTATCGATGAAGAATACCCCACGCACATGAACCATCACAATCCGATGGAGCCACACGCTGCGATCGCTCATTTTACGGAAAAAGATGAGAAACCATTTCTGACAGTCTATGAAACATCGCAAAGCATCAGCGTTGCGCAAACTAGCTACGCCAAAGTCATGCAACTCAATGCCCAACAGGTACGGGTTATTTGCAAATACATCGGCGGAGCGTTTGGCTCTAAGGGTCTAACCTGGCCGCATGCGTTATTAGCTTGTTTCTGCGCCAAGGTAGCCAACGCGCCAGTAAAAGTTGTCGTTTCTCGAAGTCAGATGTACGGCGGCACTGGGCATCGCACCCCCATGCGTCAGCGGGTGGCGATCGGGTGTTCGAAAGAGGGACACATTACTTCCTTAATTCACGAGGGTACCGCGACTGTTTCGCGTAAGGAGAACTACGTCGAAGCGTTCACACTTCCGACGCGAATGATGTATGACACCCAAACGTTGCGTTTAGCTCAGCGACAATGTCGTCTCGATACTCAGCTTCCCACGTTTATGCGGGCTCCGCCGGAGACACCGGGGATGTTTGTTCTCGAATCGGCCATGGATGAAATGGCTACCAAACTTGGAATTGATCCTCTTGAGTTTCGCATTCGCAACGAGCCCCAAAAAGACATCCACAAGAATAAGCCCTTCAGCGGTCGGTATTTGGTGGAATGCCTCCGACAGGGCGCTAAAGAGTTCAGTTGGCACAAGCGCATAGCAGAGCCCCGTAGTCAACGAGAAGGTTCGTGGCTAATTGGATACGGCGTTGCTTCATCGACCTTTCCCGTGAATGGCTTTCCCACCCAAGCACGCATTACCGTAAGAGACGATGGCACTGCGGAAGTGGCTTGTTGCTCGCACGAACTTGGCACCGGCACGGCCACGGTCCAGAGCCAGTTATTGGCCGACCTCCTGGATATTCCAGCAGGACGAGTTTCGATGGTTCTCGGCGACACGCAATTGCCACCTGGGGGAATCTCAGGCGGAAGTTCCACAACCCATAGTCTCGGATCTGCCGTCAGCGATGCGGTAGAACAGCTCAAGAAGAAGCTTATCGATTCCGCCCCGAAAAATTCCTTTCTCGAGGGCAAGAGCCCGAAAGACATTCAATTCCAAGATGGCCATATTATTCACGGACAGGACAAACTTCGCTTGGAAGACTTCCTGGCCGAGATCAACCGCGCATCAATAGTCGTGGTCGGCAAATTCGATGGCGGCGAGGACTCACCCACGTCGAATCACTCCTATGGAGCCCAGTTTGTCGAGGTGGCGGTCGACGAAGATTTCGGCATAGTTCGGTTACGACGCATGCTTGCATGCTTCGCGTGTGGGACGCTCCTCAATGCTAAAACGGCCCGCAGCCAATTCATGGGAGGGATGATCATGGGAGTGGGTCACGCCCTGCAAGAGGCCACGCATTGGGATCATCGTCTGGGCCGCATCACTAATGACAATCTTTCCGAATACCACATCCCGGTGAATGCAGACATCCCCGCAGTGGATATTATGTGGATCGACGAACCCGACTTCAATGCATCGCCGATTGGGGCCAAAGGAATAGGCGAGATTGGGATCACCGGTGTTTCGGCCGCCATCGCCAACGCAATCTACAACGCTACCGGGCGTCGTTGTCGCGAACTTCCAATCACGCTAGAGAAGGTCATGGCCTAA
- a CDS encoding XdhC family protein: MRDLVKLAREALELGEPCVLCTVVRLEGSGYGQPGSRLLVTQSGERSGYISGGCLEKDLLRQVWSRTTHGPALLAFDTRGDSVSSSRYQTGCEGIVYVLCQRIESANSPAYQVMVESQLQGRSLRIGTVYRSESADVRVGHIWVERPRTEVCVDSMPYPLRERLTAAKANQTIEFLGSDGGTIEVAMEILIPPKELLIFGAGDDVIPLVAAANLQGWNVSVTGHRPELVTSVRFPGATVFCRPWDDATRALSIRSDTNVLMMTHDLEADFRLLPQLLESPSRSIGILGPKRRLGRLIQSLYRRGRAISAQEAERIRSPIGLDIGAATPTEVAASIIAELIALTNCREGGKLHNRSHPLHDRAEHEVLNPGKGQVHISEILPLTSPIQAESCPLD, translated from the coding sequence ATGCGAGACTTGGTAAAACTTGCCCGTGAGGCCCTGGAGCTTGGCGAGCCGTGTGTACTTTGCACCGTCGTACGGCTAGAAGGTAGTGGATACGGTCAGCCTGGTAGTCGATTACTGGTTACGCAATCAGGCGAACGGTCTGGCTACATCAGCGGTGGCTGTCTCGAGAAAGACTTGCTGCGACAAGTCTGGTCGCGAACGACTCACGGTCCGGCTCTACTGGCATTTGACACACGCGGCGATTCTGTCTCGTCCAGTCGATATCAAACTGGATGCGAAGGAATCGTATACGTTTTGTGTCAACGGATCGAGTCAGCCAACTCGCCTGCCTATCAAGTGATGGTCGAATCGCAGCTACAAGGAAGATCTCTGCGAATAGGAACCGTCTATCGCAGTGAATCAGCGGACGTTCGTGTTGGCCATATATGGGTCGAGCGGCCAAGAACCGAGGTTTGTGTCGATTCAATGCCATATCCACTTCGTGAAAGACTGACAGCGGCAAAGGCCAATCAGACCATTGAGTTCCTGGGCAGTGACGGTGGCACAATTGAAGTCGCGATGGAGATTTTAATACCTCCTAAAGAACTACTTATATTTGGTGCCGGAGACGATGTCATTCCCTTAGTCGCAGCCGCAAACCTCCAGGGCTGGAATGTTAGCGTCACCGGACATCGACCTGAATTGGTCACGTCAGTACGATTCCCAGGTGCAACCGTCTTTTGTCGCCCTTGGGACGACGCCACAAGAGCATTGTCGATACGCTCCGATACCAACGTGTTGATGATGACCCACGACCTGGAAGCTGATTTCCGTTTGCTTCCGCAGCTGCTTGAATCGCCAAGTAGGTCGATCGGCATCTTAGGACCTAAGCGCCGTCTGGGACGCTTAATCCAGTCTCTGTACCGGCGAGGCAGAGCTATCTCAGCCCAAGAGGCAGAACGAATTCGGTCACCAATCGGTCTCGACATCGGTGCGGCAACCCCAACGGAAGTGGCCGCGTCCATAATTGCCGAACTGATCGCTTTGACCAATTGCCGCGAAGGAGGAAAACTTCACAACCGGTCGCATCCGCTACACGATCGCGCCGAACATGAAGTCCTGAATCCAGGCAAAGGGCAGGTACATATTTCAGAAATCCTTCCCCTTACATCACCTATCCAGGCGGAATCATGTCCATTGGACTAG
- a CDS encoding nucleotidyltransferase family protein: MSIGLVLAAGGSRRLGQPKQLLNFQGRPLICHVVDQLTTIGIQHIVVVLGSDGRLIEQELSNFPQDNMEVIFNHEWTSGQASSLMLGIRHIERLPVEDQRLMIALCDQPFITATHYQLLKASLDDGTVDVAATNYSTGGGVPAVVRRRCWRYLLASIKGDQGAKGWIRGLPSPAVKLVNAPLATIDIDTPSDLSRLRASEYDRSPP, translated from the coding sequence ATGTCCATTGGACTAGTCTTAGCCGCGGGCGGTTCGCGGCGTTTGGGTCAACCGAAACAATTGCTCAATTTCCAAGGAAGACCATTGATCTGCCATGTTGTGGATCAATTAACCACGATCGGAATACAGCATATCGTGGTCGTGCTCGGCTCTGATGGACGGCTTATTGAACAAGAGCTAAGCAACTTCCCACAAGACAATATGGAAGTGATATTCAATCATGAATGGACGAGTGGCCAGGCGAGCAGCCTGATGCTTGGAATTCGCCATATCGAACGACTTCCTGTTGAGGACCAACGACTAATGATCGCCCTATGCGATCAGCCTTTTATTACTGCTACGCATTATCAACTTCTCAAAGCATCATTAGATGACGGAACGGTCGATGTCGCCGCCACTAATTATTCAACCGGCGGAGGTGTTCCGGCTGTCGTTCGTCGCCGTTGTTGGCGCTACCTATTGGCTTCTATTAAGGGAGACCAAGGCGCAAAAGGATGGATTCGAGGCCTCCCGTCGCCAGCGGTGAAGCTAGTCAACGCTCCACTAGCAACGATTGACATTGACACACCATCCGATCTTTCACGACTGCGTGCATCCGAGTATGACCGAAGCCCCCCGTGA
- the nhaR gene encoding transcriptional activator NhaR codes for MKWLNYHHLLYFWKTAKIGSLTKAAAELHLAQPTLSSQIKTLESNFGAKLFDRSGRTLALTETGQIVFRYAEEIFSLGEELTEAVQGRTPEERLKLSVGVPDALPKLVVYQLLKPALDLNEKVQFVCIEGKFQELLGELALHRLDLILADSPVPPQTHIRAFNHLLGECGVSVLGTEELYDEFHERFPQSLDGAPVLLPTQNTVLRRTLEQWFEANCIRPFIKHEFEDSGVLKVFGQSGEGLFVVPTAIEEEVCRQYSVRSLGRISEIKERFYAITVERRLKHSAVIAISNSARNSLFQQKAP; via the coding sequence GTGAAGTGGCTGAACTATCATCACCTTCTTTATTTCTGGAAAACAGCCAAGATAGGCAGCTTGACAAAAGCGGCCGCCGAATTGCATCTCGCTCAGCCGACTCTGAGCAGCCAAATCAAAACTCTGGAGAGCAACTTCGGCGCAAAGCTTTTTGATCGATCTGGCCGCACGCTTGCCTTGACCGAAACTGGACAGATCGTTTTTCGTTACGCGGAAGAGATATTCTCATTAGGGGAAGAGTTAACCGAAGCAGTTCAAGGGCGAACGCCGGAGGAACGACTCAAGCTTTCCGTTGGTGTGCCGGACGCTCTGCCGAAGTTAGTCGTTTATCAGTTGTTGAAACCTGCCTTGGACCTTAACGAAAAAGTCCAGTTCGTTTGTATTGAGGGGAAATTTCAGGAGCTACTAGGCGAACTCGCTTTACATCGACTCGATCTTATTCTGGCCGACTCTCCGGTTCCCCCACAAACGCATATCCGTGCTTTCAATCATCTACTCGGCGAATGTGGCGTATCGGTGCTAGGAACGGAAGAACTCTATGATGAATTCCATGAGAGATTCCCTCAATCTCTAGACGGTGCACCGGTGTTGCTCCCCACGCAAAACACCGTACTGCGACGAACCTTGGAACAATGGTTTGAAGCGAATTGCATCCGTCCCTTCATCAAGCACGAGTTCGAGGATAGCGGGGTCTTGAAAGTGTTCGGCCAATCCGGCGAAGGGCTTTTCGTCGTTCCTACCGCAATCGAAGAAGAAGTCTGCCGTCAGTATTCAGTCCGTTCGTTGGGACGAATTTCGGAAATCAAAGAGCGTTTCTACGCGATCACTGTCGAGCGACGGTTGAAGCATTCTGCAGTAATCGCGATTTCGAACTCGGCACGGAATTCTTTGTTTCAGCAGAAGGCACCGTAA
- a CDS encoding peptidase domain-containing ABC transporter, translating into MTVGRPTNWEDTPLLEATEVLAQFAASARVTFDRGRVRRLLHEAERAIPGTDHATWGCRLVEVGESINLKVRTLDASVDRIAEFIQDGTPVAHGSVDESGEVRWRILIESKGRKILVREPLSDSQRWISIDGIRRELQLAGKDVKSRWIVGQPALSCQFSGRATSVPSSTKGAKPFARLVSLLMPERRDLWILLIFSAIIGLLALATPVAVEVLVNTVAFGRYLQPVIILALLLFTFLLFAGAMRALIIFVAEVLQRRIFIRVVEDLAYRLPRVEQREFDSRHGPELTNRFFDVVTVQKATATMLLDGVAIVLQTIIGMAVIAFYHPFLLGYDIILLLLITLVVYALGRGAVSTSIKESKSKYEVAEWLQELARNTTAFKMNGGQAYALERADNLAVNWLEARRSHFKIVLRQVLFVLTLQALAATALLGLGGWLVISGEMTLGQLVAAELIVMTILGSFAKFGKQLQNFYDLLASIDKLGQLFDLSIEQHDRLFHLREGEPARICLRNVSLSNAQRPIFSDLSLEIDAGVSTGVYGDSGAGKSTFIGLLCGLRHPSKGGIELDDIDIKELRPDSLREHITLAGEIEIFHGTIHENIHLNRSHINAKDVRDALAIVELLDELQDLPDGLNTIVQTHGRRLSRSQAARLMLARAIVGHPRILLLDGVLDGLSDELADRMLARLQAEKSWTLVVATSRKRLAEQCNQLVTLHSGGTSKKTRVNSK; encoded by the coding sequence ATGACCGTGGGACGGCCAACCAATTGGGAAGACACCCCACTCCTAGAAGCAACGGAGGTATTGGCGCAATTTGCGGCGTCCGCAAGAGTTACGTTCGATCGAGGACGAGTACGGCGGTTATTGCATGAAGCAGAACGAGCTATTCCCGGTACCGACCACGCAACTTGGGGGTGCCGACTAGTCGAAGTGGGTGAGAGCATTAATCTAAAAGTTCGTACGCTAGATGCGAGCGTCGACCGTATTGCCGAGTTCATCCAGGACGGAACACCGGTAGCCCACGGATCTGTTGACGAATCAGGAGAAGTTCGCTGGCGAATCCTGATTGAATCCAAAGGCAGAAAAATCCTCGTCCGCGAACCTCTATCGGACAGCCAGCGATGGATCTCGATAGACGGAATAAGGAGAGAACTACAACTAGCGGGGAAAGATGTTAAGAGTCGGTGGATTGTTGGCCAGCCAGCGTTGAGCTGCCAATTCTCGGGCAGGGCCACGTCGGTGCCTTCCTCGACCAAAGGGGCGAAGCCATTCGCGCGACTGGTATCGCTGCTCATGCCGGAACGTCGAGATCTGTGGATTCTGTTAATCTTCTCGGCGATTATTGGCTTGCTTGCTCTGGCAACGCCTGTTGCTGTAGAAGTTCTCGTCAACACGGTTGCTTTCGGAAGGTATTTGCAACCGGTTATTATCCTGGCTCTGCTGTTGTTTACTTTTCTGTTGTTTGCCGGAGCAATGCGAGCACTGATTATTTTCGTCGCTGAAGTCCTCCAGCGTCGGATCTTCATTCGCGTTGTTGAGGACCTCGCCTACCGACTTCCGCGCGTCGAGCAACGTGAATTTGATTCCAGACATGGGCCCGAATTGACCAATCGTTTCTTCGACGTCGTGACCGTTCAGAAGGCGACAGCCACAATGCTGTTAGATGGTGTTGCGATTGTGCTGCAAACCATTATCGGGATGGCTGTGATTGCATTTTACCATCCCTTTCTTTTGGGGTATGACATTATTCTCCTTCTGCTGATCACACTGGTGGTCTATGCGTTAGGGCGAGGAGCTGTCAGCACTTCTATCAAAGAATCTAAGTCGAAGTATGAGGTAGCCGAGTGGCTGCAGGAGTTAGCCAGGAACACGACCGCTTTCAAAATGAACGGCGGACAGGCTTACGCACTGGAGCGTGCCGACAACTTAGCTGTGAATTGGCTCGAAGCCCGGCGTTCGCACTTCAAGATTGTGCTGCGTCAAGTCTTGTTCGTACTGACTTTGCAGGCCCTCGCCGCAACAGCTCTTCTGGGGCTCGGCGGCTGGTTAGTTATCTCAGGCGAAATGACGCTAGGACAATTGGTCGCGGCGGAACTCATCGTGATGACGATTCTCGGATCGTTTGCCAAGTTCGGAAAGCAATTACAGAACTTCTACGACCTGCTCGCGTCGATCGATAAGCTTGGTCAATTGTTCGACTTAAGCATCGAGCAGCACGACCGGTTGTTCCATTTGCGAGAGGGGGAACCGGCCCGCATATGTCTTCGCAACGTATCGCTTTCCAATGCACAGCGGCCTATTTTCTCGGATCTAAGCCTTGAAATCGATGCAGGCGTTTCGACAGGGGTTTATGGTGATTCGGGAGCTGGCAAGTCGACGTTTATTGGCTTACTGTGCGGACTGCGGCATCCCAGCAAAGGAGGTATCGAACTAGATGACATCGACATAAAAGAGTTGCGGCCAGACTCCCTTCGCGAACACATCACATTGGCCGGCGAGATTGAGATTTTCCACGGAACGATCCACGAAAACATTCATCTCAATCGCTCACATATCAACGCCAAAGATGTCCGCGATGCACTTGCGATTGTCGAACTGCTCGATGAACTCCAAGATTTGCCAGATGGACTAAATACGATTGTTCAAACGCATGGTCGCCGGCTTTCTCGAAGTCAGGCAGCTCGCTTGATGCTTGCCCGAGCAATTGTGGGACATCCCCGAATATTGTTGTTGGACGGCGTACTGGACGGACTTTCCGATGAGTTAGCCGATCGCATGCTAGCGCGATTGCAAGCAGAGAAGAGCTGGACCCTTGTGGTCGCGACGTCTCGCAAGCGTTTGGCTGAGCAGTGCAATCAATTAGTCACCCTGCATTCAGGCGGGACTAGCAAGAAGACTCGGGTAAATTCAAAGTAG
- a CDS encoding HlyD family secretion protein yields the protein MQGSTKSHDDSLPALKLVQSSRWVWRLANALLIILLMSIVCMIFVPWQQSARGSGQVVAYAPQERQQTVTAPTKGIVSMISPGLREGSSVKKGDLILEMEPAAANLVSQLEGSLLDLDAKVATAEVKAEVYGRNVIDFSEAKIAAVSAAAQLVEAAKAKWDAKQKLVAGYEAKLLQAQLNLDRQTKLFEKGLQSEKEVEKLKKDLDVAEADSQSAKLEVAAALGEWEAKKKEQIQKEREAQTKVDYARAMQQEALGQKATYNKERRDVHIKLSELQRLKIQAPRDGTLYRVEVFERGQMLKEGDPLFTIVPETTQRAVELWVSGNDVPLMHTADHVRLQFEGWPAVQFAGWPSVAVGTFGGKVASVDATDDGMGNFRVLVVPVEDAKNEWPSDPYLRQGVQANGWVMLNQVSLGYEIWRQLNGFPPTAASRKKTEGKNAAKPKIKLPK from the coding sequence ATGCAAGGTTCAACAAAGTCTCATGACGACAGCTTGCCAGCACTGAAGCTAGTGCAGTCATCGCGATGGGTCTGGCGATTGGCAAATGCGCTACTCATCATCCTTTTGATGAGCATCGTCTGCATGATCTTCGTTCCCTGGCAGCAGTCTGCCCGTGGTAGTGGCCAAGTGGTTGCCTATGCACCGCAAGAGCGCCAGCAGACGGTGACTGCTCCGACTAAAGGTATTGTGTCAATGATCTCCCCTGGCTTGCGGGAAGGATCTTCCGTGAAGAAGGGAGATCTTATCCTTGAGATGGAGCCGGCGGCCGCCAACTTGGTTAGTCAGTTGGAAGGATCGCTGCTTGATCTCGATGCCAAAGTAGCTACCGCCGAGGTGAAGGCCGAAGTATACGGCCGGAACGTGATCGATTTTAGCGAAGCAAAGATTGCTGCTGTTTCCGCCGCTGCCCAATTGGTGGAAGCAGCCAAAGCGAAGTGGGACGCCAAGCAGAAATTGGTGGCCGGCTACGAAGCAAAACTGTTGCAGGCTCAATTGAATCTCGATCGCCAGACGAAGCTGTTTGAGAAAGGACTGCAGTCGGAAAAGGAAGTGGAGAAACTCAAGAAGGACCTCGACGTCGCAGAGGCAGATTCTCAATCGGCCAAACTGGAAGTAGCCGCGGCACTAGGAGAGTGGGAGGCCAAGAAGAAGGAACAAATTCAAAAAGAGCGAGAAGCCCAAACCAAAGTCGACTACGCGAGAGCCATGCAGCAAGAAGCCTTGGGGCAAAAGGCCACGTACAACAAAGAACGCCGAGACGTCCACATCAAGCTTTCTGAATTACAGCGATTGAAGATCCAAGCCCCGCGCGATGGCACCCTCTACCGGGTTGAAGTATTTGAGCGTGGGCAAATGTTGAAAGAAGGAGATCCACTGTTCACGATCGTCCCGGAGACAACTCAGCGGGCGGTCGAGTTGTGGGTATCCGGGAACGACGTTCCCTTAATGCATACGGCCGACCACGTTCGGCTGCAATTTGAAGGTTGGCCTGCGGTTCAGTTCGCCGGTTGGCCTTCGGTCGCGGTGGGGACATTCGGGGGGAAGGTGGCCAGTGTCGATGCTACCGACGATGGAATGGGTAACTTCCGCGTGTTGGTCGTACCTGTTGAGGACGCGAAAAACGAATGGCCATCCGATCCTTATTTACGACAGGGTGTTCAAGCCAACGGTTGGGTGATGTTGAATCAAGTTTCCTTGGGTTACGAAATATGGCGACAACTAAACGGATTTCCCCCCACAGCCGCCAGCAGAAAGAAGACCGAAGGCAAGAATGCCGCCAAACCCAAAATCAAGCTGCCCAAATAG